In Acidaminococcus fermentans DSM 20731, one genomic interval encodes:
- a CDS encoding DUF1934 domain-containing protein has protein sequence MTPVKITIHSETVGAGDADPATLVAFGQLTEKDGTVYVRYDESEVTGMEGTRTTLKWTEDTLTVIRHGRYEHRQQYERGRNSSFQYRTPYFTVPMTVFTRELAISRRDRAWQLRVFFDLEMDSQPNGSIRLQIEIEEEEKRGHEESTGGGRSRRRPEGH, from the coding sequence ATGACACCTGTAAAGATTACCATCCATAGTGAAACCGTAGGGGCCGGGGATGCAGATCCCGCCACCCTGGTGGCCTTCGGGCAGCTGACGGAAAAGGACGGGACCGTCTATGTCCGGTACGACGAATCGGAAGTGACCGGCATGGAAGGGACCCGCACCACCCTGAAATGGACGGAGGACACCCTGACGGTAATCCGGCATGGCCGTTATGAACATCGGCAGCAGTATGAACGGGGCCGGAACAGTTCGTTTCAGTACAGGACCCCGTATTTTACTGTTCCCATGACGGTCTTTACCCGGGAACTGGCCATCAGCCGCCGGGACCGTGCCTGGCAGCTCCGGGTCTTCTTCGACCTGGAAATGGACAGCCAGCCCAATGGAAGCATTCGTTTGCAAATCGAGATCGAGGAGGAAGAAAAGCGTGGACATGAAGAAAGTACTGGCGGAGGCCGTAGCCGACGCCGTCCGGAAGGCCATTGA
- the putP gene encoding sodium/proline symporter PutP: MHVALSTVVALVLYFAVLIGIGLITYKKDDDMEGYALGGRALGPWVTSMSAEASDMSGWMLMGLPGYAYMAGISAFWIALGLIIGTWVNWVLVAKRLRIFTSVMGNAITLPEYFDNRFSDKHRKLRIASAFFIFIFFLIYTSSSFVAGGKLFNTAFGLDYRYSLFLTAGIVVFYTLMGGFAAVCWTDLFQGFLMFFSILVVPVTAMYYIGGVDATMARLNAISPHYFDMIRGADGSVLSLTAIISLLAWGLGYFGQPHILVRFMAIRDPKSIRQATHIAVTWVVISLAMAVLVGLTGRVYLGDVLKGGAAETVFIQLSGKFYHPFFAGIITSGILGAIMSTSDSQLLVAASSFTTDFYKILINPKATAAELVRMSRMMIIVVSALSLVLAMNPDSMILNIVSYAWAGFGAAFGPLVLFSLFWRRMTTDGAFAGIVVGGSTVLIWKNFFAFTGVYEIIPGFILSCLAIVIVSLMDSEPEPEVVARYDEAVAKLKEE, translated from the coding sequence ATGCATGTTGCATTAAGCACGGTGGTGGCTCTGGTCCTGTATTTTGCCGTTTTGATCGGGATCGGGCTGATCACGTATAAAAAAGATGATGATATGGAAGGCTACGCCCTGGGGGGACGGGCGCTGGGTCCCTGGGTCACGTCCATGAGCGCGGAGGCTTCCGACATGAGCGGCTGGATGCTCATGGGCCTGCCGGGGTACGCCTACATGGCCGGCATCAGCGCCTTCTGGATTGCCCTGGGACTGATCATCGGCACCTGGGTCAACTGGGTGCTGGTGGCCAAGCGGCTGCGGATCTTCACCTCCGTCATGGGCAACGCCATTACCCTGCCAGAGTACTTTGACAACCGGTTCTCCGACAAGCACCGGAAGCTGCGGATTGCCTCCGCCTTCTTCATTTTCATTTTCTTCCTGATCTACACTTCCTCCAGCTTCGTGGCCGGGGGCAAGCTGTTCAACACGGCCTTCGGTCTGGATTACCGCTATTCCCTGTTCCTCACCGCCGGCATCGTGGTGTTCTACACCCTGATGGGGGGCTTTGCCGCCGTGTGCTGGACGGACCTGTTCCAGGGCTTCCTGATGTTTTTCTCCATCCTGGTGGTGCCGGTGACCGCCATGTACTACATCGGCGGGGTGGATGCCACCATGGCCCGGCTGAACGCCATCAGCCCCCACTATTTCGATATGATCCGGGGGGCCGACGGCAGCGTCCTGAGCCTGACCGCCATCATTTCCCTGCTGGCCTGGGGCCTGGGATATTTCGGACAGCCCCACATTCTGGTCCGGTTCATGGCCATCCGTGATCCCAAGAGCATCCGGCAGGCCACCCACATTGCCGTCACCTGGGTGGTGATCTCCCTGGCCATGGCCGTACTGGTGGGTCTCACCGGCCGGGTATACCTGGGGGATGTGCTGAAAGGCGGGGCAGCGGAAACCGTCTTCATCCAGCTGAGCGGGAAATTCTACCATCCCTTCTTCGCCGGAATCATCACCTCCGGGATCCTGGGGGCCATCATGAGCACCTCCGACAGCCAGCTGCTGGTGGCCGCTTCTTCCTTTACCACGGACTTCTACAAGATCCTGATCAACCCCAAGGCCACGGCCGCGGAACTGGTACGGATGAGCCGGATGATGATCATCGTGGTATCCGCCCTTTCCCTGGTACTGGCCATGAACCCGGACAGCATGATCCTGAACATCGTTTCCTACGCCTGGGCCGGTTTCGGGGCCGCCTTCGGGCCCCTGGTGCTGTTCTCCCTGTTCTGGCGCCGGATGACCACTGACGGGGCCTTCGCGGGCATCGTAGTGGGCGGTTCCACGGTGCTGATCTGGAAGAACTTCTTCGCCTTCACCGGCGTCTACGAAATCATCCCCGGGTTCATCCTGTCCTGCCTGGCCATCGTCATCGTCAGCCTGATGGACAGCGAACCGGAGCCGGAAGTGGTGGCCCGGTACGACGAGGCGGTTGCCAAGTTGAAAGAGGAATGA
- a CDS encoding GerMN domain-containing protein — translation MDKRLTRWTAAALLLGSLTFLGGCSPQNTTVNPDTKKETAAADAKAGQKGAQASSRTLYRVGKNGKLQAQTVKLSGSRDKLPLLVLKELVEKRPQGDTTFPKGVRVNKVTVKDKVATIDFSREFQTRRGDHDTLLMLYAVVDTLTEFPEIQKVRFTVKGKPVTVLGGQDLSEPLKRDGKYIQ, via the coding sequence ATGGACAAAAGACTGACCCGCTGGACGGCGGCAGCACTACTGCTGGGGAGCCTGACTTTTTTGGGAGGCTGCAGTCCCCAGAACACCACCGTGAACCCTGACACGAAAAAGGAAACGGCTGCGGCGGATGCCAAGGCCGGGCAGAAGGGAGCCCAGGCTTCGTCCCGGACCCTGTACCGGGTGGGGAAGAACGGGAAGCTCCAGGCCCAGACCGTGAAGCTTTCCGGCAGCCGGGACAAGCTGCCCCTGCTGGTGCTGAAGGAACTGGTGGAAAAGCGTCCCCAGGGGGACACCACCTTCCCCAAAGGGGTCAGGGTGAACAAAGTCACCGTAAAGGACAAGGTGGCCACCATTGATTTCAGCCGGGAATTCCAGACCCGGCGGGGGGACCACGACACTCTGCTGATGCTGTATGCGGTGGTGGACACCCTCACCGAATTCCCGGAAATCCAGAAAGTAAGGTTCACCGTAAAAGGCAAGCCGGTAACGGTTCTGGGAGGGCAGGATCTGTCGGAGCCGCTGAAACGGGACGGGAAGTATATACAGTAA
- a CDS encoding N-acetylmuramoyl-L-alanine amidase family protein, translating into MFKKLLLFFFCLVACLGTGNAQAASKIQDVVYGVNPNGRLRIVLDTNQATKYKTEMLDNELRVTVYGNLKSSIPRVTTPKKATYVSKVYLERKINATVVHVMMKRPLQKGMFNVFSLKEDKVAKRPTRVVVDVIAAPPQKTFTPKRPSRPSSSPWQPTRPKPSFGNTYSVVGGIRGKRITLDPGHGGTDPGTHGLVTGTYEKDVTLPISKKVKALLEKKGAIVYMTRTTDVDVYGPDATDAEELQARVDVAENSHSDMFISIHINASENTSVGGFSTYYHPKTKYDIQVAQCIQDRLMKTADVDDLGVRYANFYVNKRSTMPGALVECLFLTNKREEKLLISDWFQNKVANAIADGIEDFYNQHQGG; encoded by the coding sequence GTGTTCAAAAAACTGCTGTTATTCTTTTTCTGCCTGGTGGCATGCCTGGGAACGGGAAATGCCCAGGCGGCGTCCAAGATCCAGGATGTGGTGTACGGGGTCAATCCCAACGGACGGCTGCGGATTGTCCTGGATACCAACCAGGCCACGAAATACAAAACGGAAATGCTGGACAATGAACTGCGGGTCACCGTCTACGGCAACCTGAAATCGTCCATTCCCCGGGTCACTACCCCCAAAAAGGCCACCTATGTTTCCAAGGTGTATCTGGAACGGAAAATCAATGCCACGGTGGTCCATGTGATGATGAAGAGACCCCTCCAGAAGGGGATGTTCAACGTGTTCAGCCTGAAGGAAGACAAAGTGGCCAAGCGGCCCACCCGGGTGGTGGTGGATGTGATCGCGGCGCCGCCCCAGAAGACCTTCACTCCCAAGCGGCCCAGCAGGCCTTCCAGCTCTCCCTGGCAGCCCACCCGGCCCAAACCCAGTTTTGGCAACACCTATTCCGTGGTGGGAGGCATCAGAGGCAAGCGGATCACCCTGGATCCGGGCCATGGGGGCACGGACCCGGGAACCCACGGACTGGTTACCGGCACCTATGAAAAGGACGTGACCCTGCCCATTTCCAAAAAGGTGAAGGCCCTGCTGGAAAAGAAAGGGGCCATCGTCTACATGACCCGGACCACCGACGTGGATGTGTACGGACCGGACGCCACCGATGCGGAAGAGCTCCAGGCCCGGGTGGATGTGGCGGAGAACAGCCATTCCGACATGTTCATCAGCATCCACATCAACGCCAGTGAAAACACCAGCGTGGGCGGGTTCTCCACCTACTACCATCCCAAGACCAAGTACGATATCCAGGTAGCCCAGTGCATCCAGGACCGGCTGATGAAGACCGCCGATGTGGATGACCTGGGGGTACGGTACGCCAACTTCTACGTGAACAAGCGGAGCACCATGCCCGGGGCATTGGTGGAATGTCTGTTCCTGACCAACAAAAGGGAAGAAAAGCTGCTGATCTCCGACTGGTTCCAGAACAAGGTGGCCAATGCCATTGCTGACGGTATCGAAGACTTCTACAACCAGCATCAAGGAGGCTGA
- a CDS encoding bifunctional ADP-dependent NAD(P)H-hydrate dehydratase/NAD(P)H-hydrate epimerase — protein sequence MKLIASEAMKKVDAKAIGEMGIPEAVLIENAGRAVADVAADLMGNPREKRVILLIGKGNNGGDGLAAARFLLKRGALVTLVLAEAPESFGPGAALQYKICQSFPFTILRWEKDQNEVLQACAQADLFIDALLGTSFHGKVREPIRSLLETLQMVPVPVLAVDIPSGVEADHGYTDLALHARATVTMIAPKPGLYLYPGAGYTGKIILADLNTPPSLVLEAESNAELLTEDLVRHVLPKRPPNAHKGMNGRVGILAGSLGYAGAAELCSKAAVRAGAGLVTLYTQPEVLQPLIIKSTEVMVRPVTEASLKAFRRFDVVAAGPGAGKAPETVQYLRELLPQLSQPLVLDADGLNALAGDDALLQSLQKKIFTPHPGEMARLLGKSTGEILQDPVRAALEGAARWQAVVVLKCTPVVVALPNGQVFINTTGNEGMATGGCGDVLTGTIAALLGQGLDLGQAACCGVYLQGLAGDLAAEGGKIGLAAGDLVTHLPAALDKVKKR from the coding sequence ATGAAACTCATTGCAAGTGAAGCCATGAAAAAAGTGGATGCCAAGGCCATCGGGGAAATGGGAATCCCGGAGGCCGTCCTCATCGAGAACGCCGGACGGGCCGTGGCCGATGTGGCGGCGGACCTGATGGGGAATCCCCGGGAAAAACGGGTGATCCTGCTGATCGGGAAAGGAAACAACGGGGGAGACGGCCTGGCCGCCGCCCGGTTCCTGCTGAAACGGGGGGCTCTGGTGACCCTGGTGCTGGCGGAAGCCCCGGAAAGCTTCGGCCCGGGAGCGGCGCTACAGTACAAGATCTGCCAGAGCTTCCCTTTTACCATCCTCCGGTGGGAAAAGGACCAGAATGAAGTGCTCCAGGCCTGTGCCCAGGCGGATCTGTTCATCGACGCCCTGCTGGGGACCAGCTTCCATGGTAAAGTCCGGGAACCCATCCGGTCCCTCCTGGAAACCCTCCAGATGGTGCCGGTACCGGTGCTGGCGGTGGACATCCCCAGTGGGGTGGAAGCGGATCATGGGTATACGGACCTGGCCCTCCACGCCCGGGCCACAGTGACCATGATCGCCCCCAAACCGGGGCTGTACCTGTATCCCGGAGCCGGGTACACCGGGAAGATCATCCTGGCGGATCTGAATACCCCGCCCTCCCTGGTGCTGGAAGCGGAAAGCAATGCGGAGCTCCTGACGGAAGACCTGGTCCGGCACGTGCTGCCCAAACGGCCCCCCAATGCCCACAAGGGCATGAACGGCCGGGTGGGGATCCTGGCCGGGAGCCTGGGGTATGCCGGAGCGGCGGAACTTTGTTCCAAGGCGGCGGTCCGGGCCGGGGCCGGTCTGGTGACGTTGTACACCCAGCCGGAAGTGCTCCAGCCCCTGATCATCAAATCCACGGAGGTGATGGTGCGGCCGGTGACGGAAGCCAGCCTGAAGGCCTTCCGGAGATTTGACGTGGTGGCTGCCGGTCCCGGAGCAGGGAAAGCCCCGGAAACCGTCCAGTACCTCCGGGAACTGCTGCCCCAGCTGTCCCAGCCCCTGGTGCTGGATGCGGACGGCCTCAATGCCCTGGCTGGGGATGATGCCCTGCTGCAGTCCCTCCAGAAAAAAATCTTTACCCCCCATCCGGGAGAAATGGCCCGGCTGCTGGGGAAATCCACCGGGGAGATCCTCCAGGATCCGGTCCGGGCGGCCCTGGAAGGGGCGGCCAGATGGCAGGCGGTAGTGGTGCTGAAATGCACGCCGGTGGTGGTGGCCCTGCCCAACGGACAGGTGTTCATCAATACCACCGGCAATGAAGGCATGGCCACCGGGGGCTGCGGAGACGTGCTCACCGGGACCATTGCCGCCCTTTTGGGACAGGGACTGGACCTGGGCCAGGCCGCCTGCTGCGGGGTCTATCTCCAGGGGCTGGCCGGGGATCTGGCGGCGGAAGGCGGAAAGATCGGTCTTGCGGCCGGGGATCTGGTGACCCACCTGCCTGCAGCCCTGGACAAAGTGAAAAAGAGATAA